A window of the Oncorhynchus mykiss isolate Arlee chromosome 15, USDA_OmykA_1.1, whole genome shotgun sequence genome harbors these coding sequences:
- the LOC110490443 gene encoding NADH dehydrogenase [ubiquinone] 1 alpha subcomplex subunit 12 has translation MAEYIHVVRRALGQLGGHGGVKGLFVQLFRANDVKTGALIGVDKYGNKYFEDTRYFFGRHRWVIYTTEMNGKNTMWEVDGSMVPAEWHRWLHCMTDNPPTTHPPTPKKFLAEVHQFNVSGSAQAYVPYSTTRKKIHEWVPPKAQ, from the exons ATGGCGGAGTATATACATGTCGTTCGAAGGGCTTTGGGACAGTTAGGAGGTCACGGTGGTGTGAAAGGCTTATTTGTTCAGTTATTCAG GGCAAATGATGTGAAAACGGGAGCGCTGATTGGCGTGGACAAGTATGGAAACAAGTACTTTGAGGACACACGCTACTTTTTTG GTCGTCACCGCTGGGTGATCTACACGACAGAGATGAATGGAAAGAACACCATGTGGGAGGTGGATGGCAGCATGGTGCCCGCTGAATG GCATCGCTGGCTCCACTGTATGACAGAcaacccccccaccacacaccctcctACGCCCAAGAAGTTCCTGGCGGAGGTCCACCAGTTCAACGTGAGTGGTTCGGCCCAGGCGTACGTGCCCTACTCCACCACCCGCAAGAAGATCCACGAGTGGGTGCCCCCAAAGGCTCAGTGA